From a single Candidatus Methylacidiphilales bacterium genomic region:
- a CDS encoding four helix bundle protein, with protein MKERPHKKLKVWQRSMDLYVDVYRLTRDFPREEIYGITSQMRRAALSIPSNISEGAARHYPKEFLRHLSDAEGSLSELDTQLEAAFRVQLIQESDHKRIQPLIEEVAALLHGLIRSLEPGI; from the coding sequence ATGAAGGAAAGACCGCACAAAAAGCTCAAAGTTTGGCAAAGATCGATGGATCTCTATGTGGATGTCTACCGGTTGACCCGGGATTTTCCCCGAGAGGAGATTTATGGAATCACGTCGCAAATGAGGCGAGCGGCGCTCTCTATCCCTTCCAATATTTCTGAGGGCGCGGCGAGACATTATCCCAAAGAATTTTTGCGACACCTCAGTGATGCAGAAGGATCGCTTAGTGAGCTTGATACACAGCTTGAAGCGGCATTTCGCGTCCAGTTAATCCAGGAATCGGACCACAAGAGAATTCAACCATTGATCGAAGAAGTCGCTGCACTTCTCCACGGCCTGATCCGATCCTTGGAGCCCGGTATCTGA